In the Arcobacter sp. F155 genome, one interval contains:
- a CDS encoding HlyD family efflux transporter periplasmic adaptor subunit, whose protein sequence is MKYIFALLFLVNSLFAYEFYAKLEPVNSYEIKASVSGKVIYVNDEIEGKKANNSKIVEIDSYVDRIDLKQSKVKLKAVSQMLEIEEKNYNRMLQVSSKSGFEKDSQKLKAINYRTTKADIEVKIANLKDSIKNKMLKEKDRYIYNIAVKEGDYVNPGTLLYEAKDLSKGKLEIFVPIDDIADIKTKQIYLNGKKSNIKLDKVYKVADSKHISSYKVEIVVPDPKVFSRLVKVEFK, encoded by the coding sequence ATGAAATATATTTTTGCACTACTTTTTTTAGTTAACTCTTTATTTGCTTATGAATTTTATGCAAAATTAGAACCTGTAAACTCTTATGAAATAAAAGCATCTGTAAGTGGTAAGGTTATATATGTAAATGATGAGATTGAAGGTAAAAAAGCAAATAATTCAAAAATTGTAGAGATTGATTCATATGTTGATAGAATAGATTTAAAACAATCAAAAGTAAAATTAAAAGCAGTATCTCAAATGCTAGAGATTGAAGAAAAAAACTATAATAGAATGCTTCAAGTATCATCTAAATCTGGCTTTGAAAAAGATTCTCAAAAATTAAAAGCAATAAACTATAGAACTACTAAAGCAGATATTGAAGTTAAAATTGCAAACTTAAAAGATAGTATTAAAAATAAAATGCTTAAAGAGAAAGATAGATATATCTATAATATTGCAGTAAAAGAAGGTGATTATGTTAATCCTGGAACTTTACTTTATGAAGCGAAAGATTTATCAAAAGGTAAATTAGAAATATTTGTTCCTATTGATGATATAGCAGATATTAAAACAAAACAAATCTATTTAAATGGTAAGAAAAGCAATATTAAGTTAGACAAAGTATATAAAGTTGCTGATTCAAAACACATATCATCATATAAAGTAGAGATTGTTGTACCTGACCCAAAAGTATTCTCTAGGTTAGTAAAAGTTGAATTTAAATAA
- a CDS encoding BatD family protein, whose protein sequence is MKTVVKSLIIIFILTLELFSSVNLNSANSFVKGEPFTFELEVTGSSIKFPKIEKIDSYVVQNLGTSRSLQIINGNYSEKISQKFQILPQKDFTIPSFTFEIDGVEIQSPSRKITQRIVNKTISNNFDLQLNASKQEAYVGEDILLKLIFKYKKSLQITNLGFEPPHFENFWYKKVDNKNRRYEENGYIVQELEYLLFPQKEGKLKVNPLAIIVQLVNQNSNYGNFSFLSVPVEKRVYSNSLDFDIKPLPKSVNLIGDFDINATIDKTEIKEGESVSLKLDIKGVGNFDDLEDFKLDIQNATIYDNKPQIKTAYSKKGFEGSYEKIFSIVPSSSITIPSFKLRYFDKTQKKVIEKETKEFKVKVNSLNKQEISSKLEKSNEPKEIEKVIEKSITLKDKLLYFSLGSLVTILIFGLYIYARIYKQKTKEDKPLIKKLKSCKTKEEMLKLLLPYLKYDSQLDELIFECEKTKDFKGTQKAIISLVKQLDIKG, encoded by the coding sequence ATGAAAACAGTAGTTAAATCTTTAATTATTATTTTTATATTAACTTTAGAATTGTTTTCAAGTGTTAATCTTAACTCTGCAAATTCATTTGTAAAAGGGGAACCTTTTACTTTTGAGCTTGAAGTTACTGGTAGTTCAATAAAATTTCCAAAAATAGAAAAAATAGACTCTTATGTTGTACAAAACTTAGGAACATCTAGGTCTTTACAGATAATCAATGGTAACTATAGTGAAAAAATAAGCCAAAAGTTTCAAATCCTACCTCAAAAAGATTTTACTATTCCTTCTTTTACTTTTGAAATAGATGGAGTTGAAATTCAATCTCCTTCAAGAAAAATCACTCAAAGAATAGTTAATAAAACTATCTCTAATAATTTTGATTTACAATTGAACGCTTCAAAACAAGAAGCTTATGTGGGTGAAGATATTTTATTAAAACTTATTTTTAAATATAAAAAGAGTTTGCAAATAACAAACTTAGGATTTGAACCACCACATTTTGAGAACTTTTGGTATAAAAAAGTTGATAATAAAAATAGAAGATATGAAGAAAATGGTTATATTGTTCAAGAGTTAGAGTATTTACTTTTTCCTCAAAAAGAAGGAAAGTTAAAAGTCAATCCTTTAGCAATAATTGTTCAGCTAGTAAATCAAAACTCAAACTATGGGAATTTCTCTTTTTTAAGTGTTCCTGTTGAAAAAAGAGTTTATTCTAACTCTTTAGATTTTGATATTAAGCCTTTACCTAAGAGTGTAAATCTAATAGGTGATTTTGATATAAATGCAACTATTGATAAAACTGAGATTAAAGAGGGTGAATCTGTATCATTAAAATTAGATATCAAAGGAGTTGGAAATTTTGATGACCTTGAAGATTTTAAACTTGATATTCAAAATGCAACTATTTATGATAATAAACCTCAAATAAAAACAGCATATTCTAAAAAAGGTTTTGAAGGAAGTTATGAAAAAATATTTTCAATTGTTCCTTCTTCTTCAATTACTATACCAAGTTTTAAACTAAGATATTTTGATAAAACACAAAAAAAAGTTATAGAGAAAGAAACAAAAGAGTTTAAAGTAAAAGTAAACTCACTAAATAAACAAGAAATAAGTTCTAAGTTAGAAAAATCAAATGAGCCTAAAGAGATAGAAAAAGTTATTGAAAAAAGTATAACTTTAAAAGATAAACTTCTATATTTTTCATTAGGAAGTTTAGTTACAATATTAATATTTGGTTTATATATTTATGCTAGGATTTACAAACAAAAGACAAAAGAAGATAAACCCCTAATAAAAAAACTAAAGTCATGCAAAACTAAAGAAGAGATGTTAAAGTTACTACTTCCTTATTTGAAATATGATTCACAATTAGATGAATTAATATTTGAGTGTGAAAAGACTAAGGATTTTAAAGGGACACAAAAAGCTATTATCTCTTTAGTTAAACAATTAGATATCAAAGGTTAA
- a CDS encoding flagellar hook-associated protein 3 — MIRSTSEMLFRLSNLNNEQQRISYQMSSTKILQYGSDDANLFTRDIYLDDKIKVYEGIKLQIQKTNAQNNVSDSTLDEIKNLLTYVKTELIKANTDTVSQNAREAIAVNLKGVKENLYMLSNEQVEGEYIYAGSDSMIKPFVQDASGKVTYQGDSFLRKTAVEDGSYREKGVTGFETFLYTAEIGLKGETLNFEKTDRIIDEGRFEWKLEGVTPSTTATSPSPVLSFDANEPLIDENGTEWRLNAGGTAIENDAGDSIAVAGGPAPAPFSVDMSALAYTPSGANPAPTELSKIQIVKYDEEGNKTDEVLAVKNGTNKDYEVVLPNVDGTKFEAKGNTFDVVDKIINALELKDAAGNTITKAEADAELGEALDMISQAFDTANVGHAKLGGRNKVFEISLERVESKINQFDIMSHEVGAADLTKLAVEAKALEVTFTALYSTINKMNQLTLVNFVR, encoded by the coding sequence ATGATTAGATCAACTTCAGAAATGTTATTTAGGTTAAGTAACTTAAATAATGAACAACAAAGAATTAGTTATCAAATGAGTAGTACTAAGATATTACAATATGGAAGTGATGATGCAAACCTATTTACTAGGGATATCTACTTAGATGATAAAATTAAAGTATATGAAGGTATTAAGCTACAAATACAAAAAACTAATGCCCAAAATAATGTATCTGACTCTACATTAGATGAAATTAAAAACCTTCTAACATATGTGAAAACTGAATTAATTAAAGCAAATACAGATACAGTTAGTCAAAATGCAAGGGAAGCTATTGCTGTAAATCTAAAGGGTGTAAAAGAGAACCTTTATATGTTATCAAATGAGCAGGTTGAAGGTGAATATATTTATGCTGGTTCTGATTCAATGATTAAACCATTTGTGCAAGATGCTTCTGGAAAAGTTACATATCAAGGGGATAGCTTCTTAAGAAAAACAGCAGTTGAAGATGGTTCTTATAGAGAAAAAGGTGTAACTGGATTTGAGACTTTTCTTTATACTGCCGAGATAGGATTAAAGGGTGAAACTTTAAACTTTGAAAAAACTGATAGAATTATTGATGAAGGGCGTTTTGAGTGGAAGCTTGAAGGAGTTACTCCATCAACAACAGCAACTTCTCCTTCTCCTGTTCTTTCTTTCGATGCAAATGAACCATTAATAGATGAAAATGGAACTGAATGGAGATTAAATGCAGGTGGTACAGCAATTGAAAATGATGCTGGAGATTCTATTGCCGTAGCAGGTGGACCAGCTCCTGCACCATTTTCTGTAGATATGAGTGCCTTAGCTTATACTCCTTCAGGAGCCAATCCAGCTCCTACAGAACTTAGTAAAATTCAAATTGTTAAGTACGATGAAGAAGGAAATAAAACAGATGAAGTCTTAGCTGTAAAAAATGGAACAAATAAAGATTATGAAGTTGTTTTACCAAATGTAGATGGTACAAAATTTGAGGCAAAGGGTAATACTTTTGATGTAGTAGATAAAATTATTAATGCCCTTGAATTAAAAGATGCAGCAGGAAATACTATTACAAAAGCAGAAGCTGATGCAGAATTAGGTGAAGCCTTAGATATGATTTCACAAGCTTTTGATACTGCGAATGTTGGTCATGCAAAACTTGGTGGTAGAAATAAAGTATTTGAAATCTCTTTAGAGAGAGTAGAATCTAAAATAAATCAGTTTGATATTATGTCTCATGAGGTAGGTGCAGCAGATTTAACTAAACTTGCTGTAGAAGCAAAAGCATTAGAAGTAACATTTACAGCTTTATATTCAACTATAAATAAGATGAATCAACTTACTTTAGTTAATTTTGTTAGATAA
- the flhA gene encoding flagellar biosynthesis protein FlhA: MNIKRLFSKDLFVVALFVAILMIIIVPLPKGVLDFFLIISLSLSLLILLISLYIQRPSDLTTFPTIILILALFRLSLNIATTRSILSEGHNGPDSVSSIISAFGEFVVGGNMVIGIIVFIILVLINFMVVTKGATRVAEVTARFTLDSMPGKQMAIDADLNAGFIDDKEAQVRRKELISDANFYGAMDGSSKFVKGDAVAGIIITLVNLIGGLLIGLFQHDMTVAQSGEIYTILTIGDGLVAQLPALILSTATAVIITRSNMDEDKFANQSVSQLVKDSKSLILVGVGLIFFGFVPGFPTGILVVMGLVLASIGYTISMIEDGKDNALTRLFTPETTKKAKSIDDKSDIEALKEKKKQESAPDENQVMENIMKMDVLELKLGIRLLQLVQGNSELLDKIKAIRKTIAADLGFVIPQIRISDDANLPSNEYELYLKRIPLTKGKVEVEKLLAMGGIPGKLKGLKVKEPVFNLDAVWIEESQKDDALMNGFTVVDAPTIISTHISELIKKHAEDIITRQDIVDIVERLKKDFPIVIEEAMKVTSYGALLKVCRDLLHEKIPIVDMLTIIEAVADIAEFTKAPDVLLEHVRSKLYRLITNRFKDTDDTLHIVTIKPEIEQQFIGKLQEQHGVSQLMLSIAEINNLVTKTKELLEQIETKGFGKVAMVVDPMLRKRISEIYEKFGLQVAVLSHAELDSKANFAIEGTLDF, from the coding sequence ATGAATATAAAAAGACTGTTTTCTAAAGACTTATTTGTTGTTGCACTTTTTGTTGCAATACTGATGATTATCATAGTACCTCTACCAAAAGGGGTACTAGACTTTTTTTTAATTATATCTTTGTCTTTATCTTTATTAATATTATTAATTTCTTTATATATACAAAGACCCTCAGACCTTACGACTTTTCCTACAATTATTTTAATATTAGCTCTTTTTAGACTATCTTTAAATATTGCTACAACTAGGTCAATTCTAAGTGAGGGACATAATGGCCCAGACTCTGTAAGTTCCATTATTTCAGCCTTTGGAGAATTTGTTGTTGGTGGAAATATGGTTATTGGTATTATTGTATTTATTATTTTAGTACTTATTAACTTTATGGTTGTTACAAAAGGTGCAACAAGAGTTGCTGAGGTTACTGCAAGATTTACACTTGATTCTATGCCTGGTAAACAAATGGCAATTGATGCAGACTTAAATGCAGGCTTTATAGATGATAAAGAAGCTCAAGTAAGAAGAAAAGAACTAATTTCTGATGCTAACTTCTATGGAGCGATGGATGGGTCTTCAAAGTTTGTAAAAGGTGATGCCGTTGCTGGTATTATTATTACTTTAGTAAACTTAATTGGTGGACTACTTATTGGTTTGTTCCAACATGATATGACAGTTGCACAAAGTGGTGAAATATATACAATTTTAACTATTGGTGATGGTTTAGTAGCTCAACTTCCAGCATTAATTCTTTCAACTGCAACTGCTGTAATTATTACTCGTTCAAATATGGATGAAGATAAGTTTGCAAATCAATCTGTTTCTCAATTAGTTAAAGACTCAAAATCATTGATTCTAGTTGGAGTAGGTCTTATTTTCTTTGGTTTTGTTCCAGGGTTCCCAACAGGAATTTTAGTTGTTATGGGATTAGTATTAGCTTCAATTGGATATACAATTTCAATGATAGAAGATGGGAAAGATAATGCACTTACAAGATTATTTACACCAGAGACTACTAAGAAAGCAAAATCAATTGATGATAAATCAGATATTGAAGCATTAAAAGAGAAGAAAAAACAAGAATCAGCTCCAGATGAAAACCAAGTAATGGAAAATATCATGAAAATGGATGTTCTTGAGCTTAAACTTGGAATTAGACTTTTACAATTAGTTCAAGGAAATTCAGAGCTTCTTGATAAGATTAAAGCTATTAGAAAAACAATTGCAGCTGACTTAGGATTTGTTATTCCTCAAATTAGAATTTCAGATGATGCAAATTTACCTTCAAATGAGTATGAGCTTTATTTAAAAAGAATACCATTAACTAAAGGTAAAGTTGAAGTTGAAAAACTTCTTGCTATGGGTGGAATTCCAGGAAAACTAAAGGGTCTTAAAGTAAAAGAGCCTGTGTTTAATCTTGATGCAGTTTGGATTGAAGAGTCACAAAAAGATGATGCATTAATGAATGGATTTACAGTTGTAGATGCTCCAACAATTATCTCAACACATATTTCTGAACTTATTAAGAAACATGCAGAAGATATTATTACAAGACAAGATATAGTTGATATTGTTGAAAGGCTTAAAAAAGACTTCCCAATTGTTATTGAAGAGGCTATGAAAGTGACTTCTTATGGAGCATTATTAAAAGTATGTAGAGATTTACTTCATGAGAAAATACCTATTGTTGATATGTTAACAATTATTGAAGCAGTTGCAGATATTGCAGAGTTTACGAAAGCTCCTGATGTATTACTTGAACATGTAAGAAGTAAGTTATACAGACTTATTACAAATAGATTTAAAGATACTGATGATACTCTTCATATTGTTACAATAAAACCTGAAATTGAACAGCAATTTATTGGAAAACTACAAGAACAGCATGGCGTTTCTCAGTTAATGCTTTCAATTGCTGAAATTAATAACTTAGTAACTAAAACAAAAGAGTTATTAGAGCAAATAGAGACAAAAGGCTTTGGTAAGGTTGCAATGGTTGTTGATCCAATGCTAAGAAAAAGAATCTCTGAAATTTATGAGAAGTTTGGACTTCAAGTTGCAGTATTATCCCATGCAGAACTTGATTCAAAAGCTAACTTTGCAATAGAAGGAACATTAGACTTTTAA
- the fliI gene encoding flagellar protein export ATPase FliI produces MDIDSLLNSIDSTELSIPFGRIKHISSTTIKASGIEVAVGDIVRIESQQHIYTVLGMVASIESSDFTIVPFSFIDGFRIHDKVFLQKDGLSVETGYGLLGRVVNALGEPIDEKGKIKDLAESSAINKVSMSPLERGVIDERFSTGVKAIDSMLTAGKGQKVGIFAGSGVGKSTLMGMIVKGCEAQIKVVALIGERGREIPEFIHYNLNNNLENTIIVAATSDESALMRKYGAFTAMAIAEFFRDKGHDVLLMMDSVTRFAMAQREIGLSTGEPPVSRGYPPSVFALLPQLMERAGNNAKGSITAFFTVLVDGDDMNDPIADQSRSILDGHIVLTRELTEQGFYPPINLLKSASRVMDKVVNDEHYNYFLKLKRVLSMIKENEVLVRVGAYKPGMDKELDDALARKEKIRTFLTQGMKEQYNFNEIVAKFKEVFQ; encoded by the coding sequence ATGGATATTGATTCGTTATTAAATAGTATTGACTCAACTGAGCTTTCTATCCCTTTTGGAAGAATTAAACATATCTCTTCAACTACAATTAAAGCTTCTGGAATAGAAGTTGCTGTAGGTGATATTGTAAGAATTGAGTCACAGCAGCATATCTATACGGTTTTAGGAATGGTTGCATCAATTGAGTCAAGTGATTTTACAATTGTTCCTTTCTCTTTTATTGATGGTTTTAGAATACATGATAAGGTATTTTTACAAAAAGATGGATTATCTGTTGAGACAGGATATGGTCTTTTAGGAAGAGTTGTAAATGCTTTAGGTGAGCCTATTGATGAAAAAGGAAAAATCAAGGATTTAGCTGAAAGTTCTGCAATTAATAAAGTCTCTATGTCTCCTCTTGAAAGGGGAGTTATTGATGAGAGGTTCTCAACAGGTGTAAAAGCAATTGATTCTATGTTAACTGCTGGGAAAGGACAAAAAGTAGGTATCTTTGCAGGTTCGGGTGTTGGTAAATCTACTTTAATGGGAATGATTGTTAAAGGTTGCGAAGCTCAAATAAAAGTAGTTGCATTAATTGGGGAAAGGGGTCGTGAGATTCCTGAGTTTATTCATTACAACTTAAATAATAACCTAGAAAATACAATTATTGTTGCAGCTACATCAGATGAGTCAGCTTTAATGCGTAAATATGGTGCTTTTACAGCAATGGCAATTGCAGAGTTCTTTAGGGATAAAGGACATGATGTTCTTTTAATGATGGATTCTGTAACAAGATTTGCAATGGCTCAAAGGGAGATTGGATTAAGTACTGGAGAACCACCAGTAAGTAGGGGGTATCCACCTTCAGTTTTTGCACTTTTACCACAATTAATGGAACGAGCTGGTAATAATGCTAAGGGTTCTATTACTGCATTTTTTACGGTTTTAGTTGATGGTGATGATATGAATGATCCTATTGCTGATCAGAGTAGATCAATTCTTGATGGACATATAGTTTTAACAAGAGAATTAACAGAACAAGGTTTTTATCCTCCAATAAATCTTCTGAAGTCGGCATCAAGGGTAATGGATAAAGTTGTTAATGATGAGCACTATAATTATTTTTTAAAGCTAAAAAGGGTATTATCTATGATAAAAGAGAATGAAGTTTTAGTTCGTGTAGGGGCATATAAACCTGGAATGGACAAAGAACTAGATGATGCCTTAGCTAGAAAAGAGAAAATTAGAACTTTCTTGACACAAGGTATGAAAGAACAGTATAATTTTAATGAGATAGTAGCGAAGTTTAAGGAGGTATTCCAATGA
- a CDS encoding molybdopterin-dependent oxidoreductase produces the protein MNLNNLVACPLDCYDTCQGYVDEKGNIKGSSDHLVTNKKLCVNFANLLKEDFLKTAFYKNEEVNLDEALDILVEKLRNTNSDKTLFYKGAGNLGIMQNCVKTFFAKYGSTLTKGSLCDAIGSLGIEQGRGGINVNPPIEKLINSDVIIAWGRNLTVTSSHMYNLVKDKTFITIDPIKTKIAKKSELHLQINPKTDHDLALLLTRFAHMSNQEDEEFISTHEGADWFFDLARSKPVVSYEHTTGVSLSEVTKFFELIEGKSVSILLGLGPQKYYEGAQIFRTIDSFAGYIGVHNKEKGGLWYLDDSSYGYDKQLVSKAKKKIALPTVDFSNFDLVFIQGTDPVVTAPNTKKVIEGLKNSFVVFFGTVLNETSKYADLIIPSSSFLTKKDVRLSYGHELKAISNYTEKKDENSISEYDLANFLNEKFDFEKLDDEEKILDYYINTKVEDSSYIENFEFIEELEVNELYEKKKQNQYYFLTAKRKDSLNSQFKVDNYLYVNPSLGFNNDDEVLLKSEFGETKIKIKNSEDIKENCVLAYSGNKYANYVTPFLTDQEAYSAIFQEVLVEIELS, from the coding sequence TTGAATTTAAATAATTTAGTAGCATGTCCTTTAGACTGTTATGATACATGTCAGGGGTATGTTGATGAAAAAGGTAATATAAAAGGTAGTAGTGATCATCTAGTTACAAATAAAAAACTATGTGTAAACTTTGCAAATCTTTTAAAAGAAGACTTTTTAAAAACAGCATTTTATAAAAATGAAGAAGTTAATCTAGATGAAGCTTTAGATATTTTAGTTGAAAAGTTAAGAAATACAAATAGTGATAAAACTCTATTTTACAAAGGTGCTGGAAACCTAGGAATTATGCAAAACTGCGTAAAAACTTTTTTTGCTAAGTATGGTTCAACTCTTACAAAAGGAAGCCTTTGCGATGCAATTGGTTCACTAGGTATTGAACAAGGAAGAGGTGGAATAAATGTAAACCCACCAATTGAGAAGCTTATTAATAGTGATGTGATAATTGCTTGGGGAAGAAATCTAACAGTAACTTCATCTCATATGTATAATCTTGTAAAAGATAAAACCTTTATAACTATTGACCCTATTAAAACAAAGATTGCCAAAAAATCAGAACTTCATTTACAAATAAATCCAAAAACAGACCATGATTTAGCACTTTTACTAACAAGATTTGCTCATATGTCAAATCAAGAGGATGAAGAGTTTATCTCTACTCATGAAGGTGCAGATTGGTTTTTTGATTTAGCAAGGTCTAAACCAGTAGTTTCATATGAACATACTACAGGAGTATCATTATCTGAAGTAACTAAGTTCTTTGAGCTAATAGAAGGGAAAAGTGTTTCTATTCTTTTAGGACTTGGACCTCAAAAATATTATGAAGGTGCTCAAATCTTTAGAACAATTGACTCTTTTGCAGGATATATAGGAGTTCACAACAAAGAAAAGGGTGGACTTTGGTATTTAGATGACTCTTCTTATGGTTATGATAAACAGCTAGTTTCAAAGGCAAAGAAGAAAATAGCTCTTCCAACAGTTGATTTTTCAAACTTTGATTTAGTATTTATACAAGGAACAGATCCTGTTGTAACTGCTCCAAATACTAAGAAAGTAATTGAAGGACTAAAAAATAGTTTTGTTGTATTTTTTGGAACAGTATTAAATGAAACAAGTAAATATGCAGATTTAATAATCCCTTCATCTTCATTTTTAACAAAAAAAGATGTGAGACTTTCATATGGACATGAGCTAAAAGCTATTTCAAACTATACAGAAAAGAAAGATGAAAATAGTATAAGTGAATATGACTTAGCTAACTTTCTAAATGAAAAATTTGATTTTGAAAAACTTGATGATGAAGAAAAGATTTTAGACTATTATATAAATACAAAAGTTGAGGATAGTTCGTATATTGAAAACTTTGAGTTTATAGAAGAGCTAGAAGTAAATGAATTATATGAAAAGAAAAAACAGAACCAATACTATTTTTTAACAGCTAAAAGAAAAGATTCTTTAAACTCTCAATTTAAAGTGGATAACTATTTATATGTAAACCCATCTTTAGGTTTTAATAATGATGATGAGGTTTTATTAAAATCTGAGTTTGGAGAAACAAAGATTAAAATAAAAAATAGTGAAGATATAAAAGAAAATTGCGTATTAGCATACTCTGGAAATAAATATGCAAACTATGTAACACCTTTTTTAACTGACCAAGAAGCATACTCTGCTATATTTCAAGAGGTTTTAGTAGAAATTGAATTATCGTGA